A genomic stretch from Longimicrobiales bacterium includes:
- a CDS encoding (2Fe-2S)-binding protein, whose amino-acid sequence MIELTVNGDRRTVGIPAHYTLLETLRYALGLTGSKQGCDKGDCGACTVLLDGQPVLSCITPAWEAEGRVVRTVEGIAEPGRLHALQEAFEITGGAQCGFCTPGVLMSAYALLEETISPTRQDIREALSGNLCRCTGYTKIYEAVEIAAARLTEEDSSGRTRLTEDDGSGENGNPRARARARANPSENAAAVEVPASEPATRPNPVPRDHHAPVVPDEKVTEE is encoded by the coding sequence ATGATCGAGCTGACCGTCAACGGCGATCGCCGGACGGTCGGCATTCCCGCCCACTACACGCTGCTCGAGACGCTGCGCTACGCGCTCGGGCTGACCGGCTCGAAGCAGGGCTGTGACAAGGGGGACTGCGGCGCGTGCACCGTGCTGCTGGACGGCCAGCCCGTGCTCTCGTGCATCACTCCCGCCTGGGAAGCGGAAGGCCGCGTCGTGCGCACCGTGGAGGGCATCGCGGAGCCGGGCCGGCTGCACGCGCTCCAGGAAGCATTCGAGATCACGGGCGGCGCGCAGTGCGGCTTCTGCACGCCGGGCGTGCTCATGTCCGCGTACGCGCTGCTCGAGGAGACCATCTCGCCGACGCGCCAGGACATCCGGGAAGCCCTGTCCGGTAACCTGTGCCGGTGTACCGGCTACACGAAGATCTACGAGGCCGTGGAAATCGCGGCCGCCCGGCTGACGGAGGAGGACAGCAGCGGCAGAACGCGGCTGACCGAGGACGATGGCAGCGGTGAAAACGGAAACCCGCGTGCGCGTGCGAGAGCGCGTGCGAATCCCTCAGAAAATGCTGCCGCCGTCGAGGTCCCTGCCTCCGAACCCGCCACGCGCCCGAATCCCGTGCCCCGCGATCACCATGCGCCGGTGGTCCCCGACGAGA
- a CDS encoding alpha/beta fold hydrolase: MTSEIRHDRVTNGAVTLHVARAGNGPPVVLLHGFPENWSSWRHQLLPLADAGFTATAPDLRGYNESDAPVGVAAYAVDHLVSDVAAIVRASGHARAHIVGHDWGGILAWHFAAAHPGLLERLVIMNAPHPSIFLRQVRRPPQLLRSWYAAFFQLPVLPERALRAFDFAALRRLFRTTPARADTFNNQDIDYYIQGLSRPGGLTAALNYYRASVRHPPTRRVRTDAETLIIWGEQDVALTIGLLDGVERYAPHVHIERVPDAGHWVQNEAPERVTRLIVDFLSGPDAAQVPD; this comes from the coding sequence ATGACGTCCGAGATCCGCCATGACCGCGTCACCAATGGTGCGGTGACGCTCCACGTCGCGCGGGCGGGGAACGGCCCGCCCGTCGTGCTGCTGCACGGATTCCCGGAGAACTGGAGCTCCTGGCGGCACCAGCTCCTGCCGCTCGCGGATGCAGGATTCACCGCGACGGCTCCCGATCTGCGCGGCTACAACGAGTCGGACGCACCCGTGGGTGTGGCGGCGTATGCAGTCGATCATCTGGTGAGCGATGTCGCAGCGATCGTGCGCGCGTCCGGTCACGCGCGCGCACACATCGTCGGACACGACTGGGGCGGGATCCTTGCCTGGCATTTTGCGGCCGCGCATCCCGGGCTGCTCGAGCGCCTCGTCATCATGAACGCGCCGCACCCCTCCATCTTCCTGCGGCAGGTACGCCGTCCGCCGCAGCTCCTGCGCAGCTGGTACGCCGCCTTCTTCCAGCTGCCGGTGCTGCCGGAGCGCGCGCTGCGCGCGTTCGACTTCGCGGCCCTGCGCCGGCTGTTCCGTACGACGCCCGCGCGCGCGGACACGTTCAACAACCAGGACATCGACTACTACATCCAGGGACTGTCACGTCCGGGTGGCCTCACCGCCGCACTCAACTACTACCGCGCCTCCGTCCGTCACCCACCGACGCGCCGGGTCCGCACCGATGCGGAAACGCTGATCATCTGGGGCGAACAGGACGTCGCGCTCACGATCGGCCTGCTCGACGGAGTTGAGCGCTATGCTCCGCACGTGCATATCGAGCGTGTCCCGGACGCCGGCCACTGGGTCCAGAACGAGGCGCCGGAACGCGTAACACGGCTGATCGTCGATTTCCTGTCGGGTCCTGACGCCGCGCAGGTGCCGGACTGA